A region of Planctomycetia bacterium DNA encodes the following proteins:
- a CDS encoding uridine kinase, translating to MLAPSRKSILNPLAEISLNTPKTLEALYPSVEPLRILPDVNVIKIGGQSFVDRGREAILPLRAEIGEVCKKHQILIGAGGGTRARHAYSLALDLDLPTGVLAAIGNSTSVQNARILQMVLAEFGGILVMPDSFQSLPMYFRMGCIPIMPGMPPYEYWEKPPEKGRIPPNRTDSGVYLTAECLGAKRCIFVKDEDGLYTDDPKKNVSATQIPRISVQELLERNLADLVVEPVVLHNMLNAVYVKEIQIINGLKRGQLTRALEGEPVGTIIYVAE from the coding sequence ATGCTAGCACCCTCGCGAAAATCGATTCTCAACCCGCTGGCCGAAATCAGCCTCAACACGCCCAAAACATTGGAGGCGTTGTATCCGTCCGTCGAGCCGCTGCGCATCCTGCCGGACGTGAACGTGATCAAGATCGGCGGGCAGAGCTTTGTCGATCGCGGCCGCGAGGCGATTTTGCCGTTGCGCGCGGAGATCGGCGAAGTCTGTAAAAAACATCAGATCTTGATCGGCGCCGGCGGCGGCACGCGTGCGCGACATGCCTACAGCTTGGCGCTCGACCTGGATTTACCGACCGGCGTGTTGGCCGCGATCGGCAATTCGACTTCGGTGCAAAACGCCCGCATCCTGCAGATGGTGCTGGCGGAATTCGGCGGCATCCTGGTGATGCCGGATTCGTTCCAATCCCTGCCGATGTACTTTCGCATGGGCTGCATCCCCATCATGCCCGGCATGCCGCCGTACGAATACTGGGAGAAGCCGCCTGAGAAGGGACGCATCCCGCCCAATCGCACCGATTCCGGCGTTTACCTCACGGCCGAGTGTTTGGGCGCGAAGCGCTGCATCTTCGTCAAGGACGAAGACGGGCTTTACACGGACGACCCGAAGAAGAATGTTTCGGCGACGCAGATCCCGCGCATCTCCGTGCAAGAGTTGCTAGAGCGCAACCTCGCGGACCTCGTTGTCGAGCCGGTCGTGCTGCACAACATGCTCAACGCCGTGTACGTCAAGGAAATCCAGATCATCAACGGCCTGAAGCGCGGTCAATTGACGCGCGCTCTGGAAGGCGAACCGGTCGGCACCATCATCTACGTGGCGGAATAA